Proteins from one Flavobacterium branchiarum genomic window:
- a CDS encoding TonB-dependent siderophore receptor: MRTILLSSLLLLFYLPSFAQEIASTTEKQKKVVALFTESDTIKNKKEEILKEVVLTVNKHPKPVTVLRSGLKPMDVPQSVQVIDAQMIEQQQAIRLSEVIKNTNGVYVGSARGGVQESLWSRGYDMSANNMFKNGFRYNSGSIPDVSSLEKVEFLKGGSALLFGNVAPGGILNLVTKTPKFIKGGEISMQAGSYDFYKPSVDFYGPINSSIAYRFTGSYENSKSFRDYVKSDRIYINPSFLFNISEKTHIIVQGDYLSADLTPDFGTGIIGKTIVDLPRNSYLGTLWATGNTKSSSASILFNHNFTKDWKLCFNSSFQNYERTQKSSAQLNIIAANGDFKRGLTQAEAAERIFGNQLSLQGVFNTGRIKHQIFTGVDFENSIAPNYTFGFYADRDVTTPITTDGTVINLFNFDYRAQSLEAPFSRITQLATTDTQRFGVYAQDLISVTSYIKVFAGLRWSWQDSGITTAKEVIEKINNVNTITTNYENAVSVAGAKTINSAFSPKVGLVIQPDRNLSLFASYSNSFTPNTGTTVDLKTLDPSIIDQYEAGLKKDFWNGILSTNVTVYQISNNNFAQTAQYLADGVTQNVDSSKKELVGSTKGKGLEIDITSRPIVGLNINGGYSFNETKVSKSSGTNGSLVAGNALTRTPKHTANLSFFYTFPGGVLKGITFGAIGNYIGDRTGGWNDDYLWTEKTPSTTPKTYIVTVRDRNIPLVGYMIFDASVGYNWNKVSILCKLSNITNELNYVVHENYSVNPIAPRQVMTSLKYKF; this comes from the coding sequence ATGAGAACTATTTTACTTTCTTCTTTACTTTTATTATTTTACCTTCCGTCTTTTGCACAAGAAATTGCTAGCACAACTGAAAAACAAAAAAAAGTAGTAGCCTTATTTACTGAGTCTGATACCATAAAAAATAAAAAAGAAGAGATTCTTAAAGAAGTTGTCCTAACAGTCAACAAACATCCAAAACCGGTAACTGTCTTACGTTCTGGATTAAAACCAATGGATGTTCCGCAAAGCGTTCAAGTTATTGATGCCCAGATGATAGAGCAACAGCAAGCCATTCGCCTGAGCGAAGTTATAAAAAATACTAATGGCGTTTATGTAGGTTCAGCCCGAGGTGGAGTGCAGGAATCATTATGGTCTAGAGGTTATGATATGTCTGCAAATAATATGTTTAAGAACGGTTTTCGTTATAATTCAGGGTCTATACCCGACGTTTCTTCTTTAGAAAAAGTAGAATTTTTAAAAGGAGGTTCTGCATTATTATTTGGAAATGTAGCCCCTGGCGGTATTTTGAATCTGGTAACGAAAACGCCAAAATTTATTAAAGGTGGAGAGATCTCTATGCAGGCGGGAAGCTATGATTTTTACAAACCATCTGTAGATTTTTATGGACCAATAAACAGTTCAATTGCTTACCGCTTTACTGGTTCTTATGAAAATTCAAAAAGTTTTAGAGATTATGTAAAAAGTGATCGTATATACATTAATCCTTCGTTTTTATTTAATATCTCTGAAAAGACGCACATAATAGTACAAGGAGATTATTTAAGTGCTGATTTGACTCCAGACTTTGGTACAGGAATTATTGGTAAGACTATTGTAGATCTTCCGCGTAATAGCTATTTAGGTACTCTTTGGGCAACAGGAAACACAAAATCATCTAGTGCTTCTATATTGTTTAACCATAATTTCACTAAAGATTGGAAATTATGTTTTAATAGTTCATTCCAAAATTACGAAAGAACACAAAAATCGTCAGCTCAATTAAATATAATAGCGGCTAATGGTGACTTTAAACGTGGATTAACACAAGCTGAAGCAGCTGAAAGAATATTTGGTAATCAATTAAGTCTACAAGGTGTTTTTAATACAGGAAGAATCAAACACCAAATATTTACCGGTGTTGATTTCGAAAATTCAATTGCTCCAAATTATACTTTTGGATTTTATGCCGATCGAGATGTAACAACTCCAATTACAACAGATGGGACTGTAATAAATTTGTTCAATTTCGACTACAGAGCACAAAGTCTTGAGGCTCCCTTCAGCAGAATAACCCAGTTGGCCACAACTGATACACAAAGATTTGGGGTATATGCACAAGATTTAATTTCGGTTACTTCCTATATCAAAGTTTTTGCTGGACTGCGCTGGTCTTGGCAGGATAGCGGAATTACCACAGCTAAAGAAGTTATTGAAAAAATCAATAATGTAAATACCATCACAACCAATTATGAAAATGCTGTGTCAGTAGCTGGCGCTAAAACCATAAATAGTGCTTTCTCACCTAAAGTAGGTTTGGTAATTCAACCCGACAGGAATTTGTCTCTTTTTGCAAGTTATTCGAATTCATTTACTCCTAATACCGGAACAACAGTGGATTTAAAAACGTTAGATCCTTCTATAATTGACCAATATGAAGCAGGTCTCAAAAAAGATTTCTGGAATGGAATTTTGAGCACAAACGTAACGGTATATCAAATATCGAATAATAATTTCGCCCAAACTGCACAATATTTAGCAGATGGTGTTACACAAAACGTAGATTCCTCCAAAAAAGAATTGGTAGGATCTACAAAAGGTAAAGGATTGGAGATCGATATTACTTCTAGACCAATTGTAGGTTTAAACATCAATGGTGGATATAGCTTTAACGAAACCAAAGTATCGAAATCTTCAGGAACTAATGGAAGTCTTGTTGCTGGCAATGCCCTGACAAGAACGCCAAAACATACTGCCAATTTAAGCTTTTTCTATACATTTCCTGGTGGCGTACTTAAAGGAATCACTTTTGGAGCCATTGGAAACTATATAGGAGACCGTACTGGAGGCTGGAATGATGATTATTTATGGACTGAAAAAACACCTTCAACTACTCCAAAGACATATATTGTAACGGTTCGAGATCGAAATATTCCCTTAGTAGGATACATGATATTTGATGCTTCTGTGGGTTATAATTGGAATAAAGTATCCATCTTATGTAAGTTATCAAATATCACAAACGAGTTAAATTATGTAGTACATGAAAATTACAGTGTAAATCCAATTGCTCCACGCCAAGTTATGACAAGTTTAAAATATAAATTTTAA
- a CDS encoding DUF4369 domain-containing protein, with protein sequence MKKIFFLLTASIAIISCNKVKDGEYLITGTAKGIENGKTIILQTQDPTTGAAISLDTVKVENGKFEIKGKVTEPAFHILQIQDIQGPVPFILETGEITIAVDKDSIHKSKISGTYNNDEYVKFNDELMKVQKKLVDFQKKNTATMNTAQQAQDTAVINGLMKDFMKIQADVQTETKTKYTTYAESHPKSFISALIIKGMLNDPSTDLKKVETIYASLDESVKSTKPGKEIKEKIGQMKMPAVGATAPPVGSAN encoded by the coding sequence ATGAAAAAAATATTTTTTTTACTTACTGCTTCTATTGCAATAATTTCTTGCAACAAAGTTAAAGACGGAGAATACCTAATTACAGGTACTGCAAAAGGGATCGAAAATGGTAAAACTATCATCCTACAAACTCAAGATCCAACTACTGGAGCTGCAATCTCATTAGACACTGTAAAAGTTGAAAATGGAAAATTCGAAATTAAAGGTAAAGTAACTGAGCCTGCATTTCACATATTACAAATACAAGACATTCAAGGACCAGTTCCTTTTATTCTTGAAACTGGAGAAATTACAATTGCTGTAGATAAAGATAGTATCCATAAATCTAAAATTTCTGGTACATACAACAATGATGAGTATGTAAAATTCAACGACGAACTTATGAAAGTTCAAAAGAAATTAGTTGATTTCCAGAAAAAAAACACAGCTACTATGAATACTGCTCAACAAGCTCAAGATACTGCAGTAATCAATGGTTTAATGAAAGATTTCATGAAAATACAAGCTGATGTACAAACTGAAACTAAAACTAAGTACACTACTTACGCAGAATCTCACCCAAAATCTTTTATTAGTGCATTAATCATCAAAGGGATGTTAAACGATCCTTCAACTGATTTGAAAAAAGTAGAAACTATCTACGCTAGTTTAGATGAGTCTGTAAAAAGCACTAAACCAGGTAAAGAAATAAAAGAAAAAATCGGTCAAATGAAAATGCCTGCTGTTGGTGCTACTGCTCCTCCAGTTGGTAGCGCTAACTGA